In a single window of the Entelurus aequoreus isolate RoL-2023_Sb linkage group LG16, RoL_Eaeq_v1.1, whole genome shotgun sequence genome:
- the LOC133631203 gene encoding espin-like protein, producing MENSKQPVKEVLPLPRLPKYSSSSSSSSVTLANAPTRQTSGSMQQIQMASSVVTSFNQLKPPERDLNLMYHMKSIKSLKQAGITAIFTGQQKLDSEECPEEGPVVDVILSDIESLVPTHDEAGRPIAEWKRQVMVRQLQTRLQNEEEQMRQALTYDSSSVDGWKYSQTHNVVLGPFGELLTQDDLLYLQQQIDNMSLQKRYQAYEVELTRLTKELRAILPDPILNISLNKEALQEMDAQGSRALPVWCSRVSEIVRSMSLLVASLTQTSKDGAERSVVHGLMEGVTGLPEVRDVFAVGQGHEVLQNTNGCKLPLIGVAFGHGMESYSRSRRERLEKEIRQFGVSVRNLRANFEGQIGAIYPFAGVVPGKDQSSGTNNLTSDPKKLPPVMETTSLRKERIVVLFLSHWKKSAYAISVRAARQEQELKSEAQQRIPSMFLFCQKRGAVDKMLNSWKNKLQLKEAITSYVSTSTSKNPFPVYSPEQFLSDVDHDSLTLDLFMLGYFHILEQELSPVERKMRHLLCFEVFDHVGTFPWERVRNFHKAVLQEIQAGRRQWRDGFDDIKVCFFGDSRPSSETTPVPSVVVEGATPEEGSSDMEFSCFNNEDICKYIDRSFAFWKEKEAELFDFEH from the exons TGGTGACCTCGTTCAACCAGCTAAAGCCTCCAGAGAGAGATCTCAATCTGATGTACCACATGAAATCAATCAAGTCCCTGAAACAAGCTGGTATCACGGCCATCTTCACTGGACAACAG AAACTTGACAGTGAGGAATGTCCAGAAGAGGGACCAGTTGTCGATGTGATCCTGTCCGACATTGAGTCTCTGGTGCCCACTCACGATGAGGCTGGACGACCCATCGCTGAGTGGAAACGTCAGGTGATGGTACGACAGCTGCAGACCCGACTGCAGAATGAGGAAGAGCAGATGCGACAG GCCCTAACCTATGATTCCTCCTCTGTGGATGGCTGGAAGTACTCCCAAACTCACAATGTCGTTTTGGGGCCATTCGGCGAGCTCCTAACACAGGACGATCTTCTGTATTTGCAACAGCAGATCGACAACATGTCTTTGCAGAAGCGCTACCAGGCCTATGAGGTGGAGCTGACCAGGTTGACAAAAGAACTGAGGGCTATTTTACCCGACCCTATCCTAAACATTTCTCTAAACAAAGAGGCCCTGCAAGAGATGGATGCTCAGGGAAGTCGGGCGCTGCCAGTTTGGTGCAGCCGCGTCTCAGAGATTGTCAGGAGTATGTCATTGCTGGTGGCCAGCCTGACTCAGACCTCTAAGGATGGAGCTGAGAGGAGCGTGGTGCACGGTCTGATGGAGGGGGTGACGGGGCTGCCGGAGGTAAGGGATGTTTTTGCGGTAGGTCAAGGCCATGAGGTGTTGCAAAATACAAATGGATGTAAGCTACCACTCATCGGGGTGGCTTTTGGTCATGGGATGGAGAGCTACAGCAGATCACGCAGAGAACGACTGGAGAAGGAGATTCGTCAGTTTGGGGTGTCAGTCAGAAACCTCAGAGCCAACTTTGAAGGTCAGATTGGTGCCATTTATCCTTTTGCTGGAGTGGTGCCTGGCAAGGACCAATCTTCCGGAACTAATAATCTAACTAGTGATCCTAAAAAGCTTCCACCTGTGATGGAGACTACCAGCCTGAGGAAAGAGCGTATTGTAGTGCTGTTCCTGAGCCACTGGAAGAAGTCAGCTTACGCTATCTCAGTGCGAGCAGCGAGGCAGGAACAGGAGCTCAAATCAGAAGCCCAGCAGAGAATCCCATCCATGTTTCTCTTTTGTCAAAAACGAGGCGCCGTTGATAAGATGCTAAACTCCTGGAAAAATAAACTCCAGCTGAAGGAGGCTATAACGTCCTATGTGTCCACCAGTACTTCAAAAAACCCATTTCCTGTGTACTCTCCAGAACAATTCCTTTCAGATGTGGACCACGACAGCTTGACCCTAGACCTCTTCATGCTGGGATACTTCCACATTCTGGAGCAGGAGCTGTCACCAGTGGAGAGGAAAATGAGGCATCTGCTCTGTTTCGAAGTTTTTGACCATGTGGGAACTTTTCCCTGGGAGAGAGTGAGAAACTTCCACAAGGCCGTACTGCAGGAAATTCAGGCCGGGAGGCGACAATGGAGGGACGGCTTTGATGACATTAAAGTTTGCTTCTTTGGAGACTCGAGACCATCATCAGAAACCACACCAGTGCCTTCGGTTGTAGTTGAAGGTGCCACGCCAGAGGAGGGCAGCAGTGACATGGAATTCTCCTGTTTCAACAATGAagatatttgtaaatatattgatCGCAGCTTTGCTTTTTGGAAGGAGAAAGAAGCAGAGCTCTTTGATTTTGAACACTAG